The window GTGGCCTGGTGCCACCTGGGAGGTGCTGGCCTGGCAGTCAGGACTTCTGGCTCCAAGGCCTGCCCGGTCCTTGGCCACATGACCAAGCACTCCATTCCCCTGCTGTAGGACTGGGAGCTGCACGCCAGCAGCCGGGTGGTTAGCAAGCCTGCAGACCCCACCCTTTCCTGGACTGCCCTTCTGTCCTAGAGGGGTCACCCTGACCCGGCCTGCCCTAACAGGGCCTCGCAGTGCTGGCTCTGCCCCTTGAAGGGGCTGTGAGCAAAGCAGGAGGGAGCTGGTCTCCTTTCATCGGGCCCCACCCAGGACCCAGGCCTTAAATCCCCAGTTGGGGGTGAGGGGTTTGAGACTCAAGCCCAGGGAGCAGAGGAACAGGGCACTGGAAGGTGACATTAGTTCAGCATGTGACTCGGTGATAGACCAGGCTCGAAAGGGCTGGTGTACGTGTTGTTGTTGTGGGTTTGTTGTTGCACATTCCAGGATATCAGTATTTTAACAGGTTCTAAGTGCCTTTCTATCGTAGCTTATGTTTTTCCTCCTCTTGGCTCCATTGCTGTTAgcatagagtttaaaaaaaaaaaaaaagagataagctAATGACTATAACAATATATTCCTCCATGTGAGAGGAAGTttataaagaaacaataaaattgaGTTGCAAAGACAGTTTCTGTTTTGCCACGAGCTGAGCCACCCTGCTTGGGAACCATCCTGTGCCTGGTTTGGGTCACCCACCCCCAGAACGCAGCACCCAGAAGCCCTGTTCTGGGGCTTCCTTCCCACCCTTTGGGTGCCTCGGGGAGGGAGCGGCCAGAGGGGGCAGGTGCTGAGGGAGCAGAGATGGAAGATTCTAGACGCAGGACCTCGTCCTACCACCACCTGCTGTGACCCTGATAAGAGCCTTAGTTCTGGGAAGACACAACTCGTCCATTGAGAGTCTGGCaaaggcttctctctctccctgtactGGAGCATTCCACCCAGATTCCAGAGATGCTAGAGTCAAACCCAGCTCAGGGAGAGGTTGCCTGTGACTGAGCCGTGGGCCTGGGGCTCTGGACCCAGTGGGAAGGGCAAGGGCAGGCCTGAGGGCAGGGATGCTCATGGCAGGAGGGGCCTGGCACTGGAGCTGTGAGGGCAGGAGTGGCCGTGTCCAGTACGTGACAGCtcagcaggcagggcagggctgggctggcttCTTGCCAACCtcacccaccccagccctgtgGGGTGTCAAAGGCATGTTAACAGGGATGCGGTACTACTggcttcccccctccccgctgGCAGGAAGAGCAGTCTGCCTTCTGGAATGTGGATGTGTGCACTGAGAAATGCGGAAAAGACATTTATTACCGAGCTATAAATTAGAGGTGGTGGGCAGGGTGCAGGAGGGGCTGAGTGGTCACGTTTTGGGCatctgctccttctctctgtcctcctgggCCTGGATTCTGAGCTCCTCCTGCAGGCGCTCCCTGGCTCGGACCACCTGGAAGGGAGTTAGAATCAGGCAGGGCAGTGAGTGGGATGGGCCTCTGCCCTTCGCAGTCCTTCCAGCTTCGAGTCCCTGCAGAGCCCTGGGCATGTCTGAGCCAATAGCCTGGGAAACACAAGTGCCTCCTTTACGGGTGCCCAGCATTCCCAGGGGGACAGGGCCCGGGCACACCCTGCTCTTCACCAGCCAGTGGTCCTGTTCCCTCACAGCCATGGCTGCTGGGAGGGCCACTGTCAGAGTGACACAGGGCCCAGACATTTCAGCCCAACTGGCTGGGCCCCAGGGAGCTGAGGCAGCCAGAGGGAGTGGCAGCCTAGGGGGGGCCTCCCTGAGGCTGGGACACAGGGACTGCCCGGcacacctgcctgcctgccaAGCTCTGAAGGGCCTGGGAATGAGGGACGCCCCCAGTGAGAAGGGCCCTGGGCTTGTCCCCTCCCGGCATCAAAGAGCACTCACCTTGGACTGCAGGTAGAAGGAGCCACCCACGGATTTGTCGTTCACCTTGAATAGGTGTTCGTAGttctgcaggggaggggagacggTGAGAGGGTGTGCAGGCTCTGGGTTACAGAGGCAGGGGGAGCTAGGaaatgacaaagaaggaaagccaAAGGGTTCAACCCTGCCGCCCCGCATGCCCATGTGACTGCTGGGGGATAGAGAGGTGGACAGGTGCCCACAGAGGGAAGGGGCTTGTCTACCACCAACAACTGCTCTGTCCCTGCCACTGCCTGCTTTGGGCCTAAAAACAAATGAGTGACAGCGGCTGCCGTAACTCAGGAGTCCAAGCACCTGCTCCTTTCCACCAGGCCACATTCACTCTGCAAGACCCTCGTAGCCTGACTCCTCCCGCCCGATCCCCCCCTTTCTGGTCTTCTGAGGCAAGACCTGTCTCAGAGCCAGCCTAGTGGCCTCACCTTCTGGATCTCCTCGGGGCTCAGCTTGGAGACATTGAGAATCTGCTGTGCCTCCTGGAGGCTGAGGCCGGACAGGTTGGAGGCAGCTGCAGACTGGTGTCCAGCACGTCCCCGAGCGTCAGCTGCTGCCCGGCTGGCTATGTAGACACATGGGTGAGTGCTCAGCCCTCAGCAGCCCAGAGGTTCCCCTTGGGCCTTCCGAGTGGGCAGCtcagcctgccaggtggcacggaagaagacacacacaaggGACAGGGTACATCTCTTCTCCAGGAGtggctttttttggggggtgggcggtgggggacGGTGAAGTGAGGACAGATTTACTCCACTGAAGGACAGGGGCAGGGTCTGGTCCCCAACCTAGACCACAAGATGGTTctattcctctcctctcccctgccctgtcaTCCCCAGTGCACAGCAAGTTAGGGAGCTTTAGGCTACAATGGGAAGCAGAGTGAAGCTGCACAGGTGTGAAGAGGCAGGAATAGCTCAGTTGAGACTTGGCTGTCCATCAGTTACCTAGGCCAGCAAAGCAGGTGGCTCAGGTGACCTCTTCCCTTTCAATGACCTTAGAATCAGGATCCactaaactttttcttaaaggatcaaagaataaatattttaggctctgtgcaCCAATTAAAATCTGGGTTTGCAACTGCtcgaatcttgaaagcagccagagggtatggctgtgttccaataaaactttacttataaaAACAGGTGGTCAGGTGAACCAGTTTGCCCATTCCTGCCTTAATGTTCAAGTCAACCAGCTTTCCCTTTCACGAGAATGTTGGGAAGTCCAAgaatacccccacccccacccccacccccaccccctagaAATGCCCCAGACTGCCAGAACGTCAGCCTGAAGAGGGTCCTTGCATCACAATGGACCCATGGTGAGGGGCCATACACAAGAGGAAAATCTCACCTGGGCAGGAGCTCCCAGCCCAGGGGGA is drawn from Panthera uncia isolate 11264 chromosome E1, Puncia_PCG_1.0, whole genome shotgun sequence and contains these coding sequences:
- the PAM16 gene encoding mitochondrial import inner membrane translocase subunit TIM16, coding for MAKYLAQIIVMGVQVVGRAFARALRQEFAASRAAADARGRAGHQSAAASNLSGLSLQEAQQILNVSKLSPEEIQKNYEHLFKVNDKSVGGSFYLQSKVVRARERLQEELRIQAQEDREKEQMPKT